A stretch of DNA from Allomeiothermus silvanus DSM 9946:
CCGAAGCGCCCAGCGGTTGGCCACCCAGCTATCTCCGCGAAAGGACGCCACCGGAAGTGGGCGTTCAACCCCGTTTTCTCTGGCAACACGAAAGCACCCTTTTCGCCTTCCACTTCGGTCACCCCAAGGAGGTCGAGCGCTTTCGCCAGGCTTTCGGCGGCGAGGTTATGGATAGCCCGGTGGATTACTCGAGGCTTTTCCCGCATGGGATGGGGGTGGGGGTAGGCCCCTTGCGCGATTTGCGCTTCTCCTGGGCGGATGGGGGGGCCAAACCCCCGCTCCCCGCAGTCTTCCAGAAGCTAGCCTCAGCGCTTTGAACGCCGGGGGCTGGGGGGCTTCTGAAGCGCTCGAAAAGGGGCTTTTTCAGGGTAGTGCCACCCGCAGGGCCTGGGGGTGAATCCGCACCTCGTACAGAGCCTGGGGCTCGAGCAGCTCCCCGTCAGCGTGGGCTGCCACAGGTTGGTTGAAGCGCACCGTGAAGGCGGCCCCGGTGTATTCGTGCACCTTCGGATGGTGGACGTGCTTGCCGAGGAGCAACCGGGGCAATATCCCCACCACCCCTAACCGGCTGAACTCCCCGGCCACTACCCCCGATAAGAGCCCATCGGTGGGGCTGGCCGAGGGCGCGATGGGGATACCCCCACCGTAGGCATAGCCGTTCATCAGAGCGGCCAGGAGGGCTTTGCCCTGGAAGAGCAGCTTGCCCTCCGACTCGAGGGTCAGAGTGGGCAGGGAAAGCTCCTTGAGCACAGCAAAGATAGAGTATAAGTAGCGGGGCATCCCGCGCAAAAAAGTCGGCGCGGCCAGGGCCTTGCGGGCCACCATGGCATCGAAGCCGATCCCCAAGGAAGCCCCGAAGGGCTGACCGTTGACCTCCCCTAAATCTACCGTGCCGACCAAGCCGGTGAGAGCGATCCGCAAGGTTTGCGGCAAAGGCTTTTGGGATAGCCCGAGCATCCGGGCAAAGTCATTGCCCGAGCCGATGGGCACCACCCCCAGCACCTTGTCGGAGTGGGCCAAGCCACGGATGGTCTCGTGAACGGTGCCATCCCCGCCGACGGCGATGACCCGCTCAGCCGGGGTGGTCTGGGCCAGTAAGGTGGCGTGGCCAGGGCCTTCGGTCTGGACGACCTGAACTTGGCCGTTGGGGTGAATTGCGGCAAGGGCGCTTTGAATCTGGGGGAGCATCTTACCCACCCGACCCCGGCCCGCCGCCGGGTTGACGATGACCAGGCTCTGCATTGCTGGCTATTCTAGCGCGTTTTTCAGCAACCCCCGCAGGAGCGGTCAGGCGCATCTGGGAAAGAGGTCGGGGCTCGAGCCCGACCTGGCAAAATGCCTAAAAAAGCATTATACCGCAGGTGCGGATCTTAACGCTTAGGACATTTCAACCCGACACTGCGCTAAAATGCTTCCAAAGGAGGCCTGCCGTGATCCGTCCGCTGGCCCAAAAAGACCTTCCTCAGCTCGTGGATCTGCTCGCCTGGATGGATCAGGATGCTTCCAGAGGGGTGATGGCCCCCGAGTCGCGTAGCCCGGAGGGGCTGTACTGGGAGGTGCTGGCCCTGGGCGGCGAGGCCGACTGGGAGACCCTGGTAATCGAAGAGGACGGCAGACTCGTGGGATATGCCGCTCTTTACCCCTTCTGGGAAGGCGGAGCCCTAGAAGGGCCGCTGGTGCAAGGCCCGGAGGGAAAGAAGCTGCTCGAGAAGCTTATCGCCCGGGCCAGGGCGCGAGGCTATCCCACCCTGCACGCCTTCCCCCAAGAGTCCAACCGCTCGTTGCGCTGGATGCTCGAGGAGGCCGGTTTTGCTGCCCAGCACACCACCTATTTCTTTGCCATCCCCCGCGCCGACCTAACCTATCCGCCGCCTCCGGATGTTCATATCGTCGTAGAAGAACCCCCCGACCCCGAGACGTACCGCCAGCTCTACCAGGCCTGCGAGGACAACTGGGCCCAGCGCCTCTCTTGGAGCGATGAGGAACTGGTCGAGCACTTCGACGATAACGAGGTGACCCTGCTGGTGGCCTATCGCTTCGCGGATGGGGCCCTTCACGAAGCGCTGGGGATGGTGGAGCTCGAGCGCGACGACGACTGGGCCGAGATCGCCTATATCGGCGTGATTCCCGAGCAGCGCGGGCAGGGGATTGGCCGGGCTCTCTTGGGCGCCGCCGCCAACCTGGCCTTCGCCGACCCCCACGTCCAGAAGCTGCGGGTGCGGGCCCATGACCACGAGAAAGCGGCTATGGAGCTATATAAGCAGCTGGGATTCCAGCTCGAGGAAGCGGTCGTCACCTACACCCTGGATTTAGACCAAGCCTGAAGGGCCAGCCGGTAGGTCTGGGCATGGGCCATAACCGTGACCTTGGGATCGCGGTTATATCCTCCGCCCATCACGATCACCAGGGGTATCCCGGCTTGACGAACCCTGCTAAATACCATCCGGTCGCGCTCGGCCAATCCTTCCAAGCTCAGGCTGAGCCGCCCGAAACGGTCCCCGGCCAGCACGTCCACCCCGGCGTTGAAAAACACCAGATCGGGTTTGCAGGCGAAGCCGGTGGAGAGGGCCTGCTCGAGCGCTTCCAGATAAGCCTGGTCTGCGGTTCCGTCGGGCAACCCCACATCGAGATCGCTTTTCTCCTTGCGCAAGGGGTAGTTGCGCTCTCCGTGCAGGGATAGGGTGAATACGTAAGAGTCATTTTGGAAGAACACCGCTGTTCCGTTGCCTTGGTGGGCGTCTAAATCTACTACCAATGCCTTTCCCCCAAATCCCTCGGCCCGTAGGTTGGCCAGCGCAACTGCTACATCGTTGAATAGACTGTAGCCTTCGGCCCGGTCGGGGTAGGCGTGGTGGGTGCCTCCCGCCAGGTTCATCCCCAAACCGCGCTCGAGGGCATCGCGGCTGGCCATCAACGTGCCCCCCGCCGCATGCAGGGCCCGGGTAAGCAGACTCTCGCTCCAAGGGAGTCCCACCCTGAGCGATTCCTGACGAGAAAGTCCCTGGCTACGCAAACGTGCGAGATAGTTTGGCTCGTGGGCTAGCGCCAGGGCTTCCCAAGGGAGGGCCGGGGCTGGCCGCACTTGTACCTCACCCCGCAGTACCTCGGCCACCCCGCCGTACTTGTAGCGGGGGAAGGGGTGGTGGTCGGGCAGCTCGAGGACGTGGTGGGCGGTCGAGTAAGCGGTGAAGGGCATCTGGATGTATTGTGCCGGTTTTGCTGAGGGCTTCCGTGGGGAGCGTAACGATTCGAGGCGATCTTCTTTCAGGCGTGAAATAATAGCCGCGATGGAGATCGTTCGTGCGCTACAAGAGGCCCTGCCGGGGCTTCAAGGCTTTTTCCTGCTGCTCACCCAGCTTGGCTCAGAACAAGCTTACATCGTGCTGCTGGCTTTGTACTTGTGGCTAGTGGATCCGGTGATGGGCCGCAGGTTAGGGATGCTGGTGGGGTTTTCCTATGCGCTCAACGCGGGGTTCAAGGAATGGTTTGACCAGCCCCGGCCCTACCAGATAGACCCCCGCGTCTCCTTCCCCGAGGCCGAAGCCACCGGGACCGGGAACGGCTTCCCCAGCGGCCACGCCCAAACGGCAGCCACTTACTGGTTTTTCGTGGCCTTACGCCACCGCAGAGGCTGGCTATGGGCGTTGGCGGTAGGGCTGGTAGGGCTCATTGGGCTCTCGAGGATCTACCTGGGCGTCCATTTCCTCTCCGACGTGCTGGGCGGTCTACTGATCGGGGTAGGGCTGGCCCTGGCAGGGGTCTACTTCCCGGTGCGTGAGTTACCCCCTACTTTCTTGCGGGCCTTCGCCGCGATCTTCCTGCTATTCCTAAGCATTGCCGGAGGCAAGGATGTGGGGGTGGCGCTGGGGCTGGTAGCCGGGCTTTTGTTCAGCAACACCAACTTTAGCGCCCCGCAGTCCTGGCCCAAACGGCTGATCTTCGCGGGGCTGGGATTAGCGCTGGTGTTCGGGGTGTATGTGGGCCTGGGGCTAGGGATGGGCGAACTCCGCAACCAGGGCTGGGGAGCCTTTATCCGCTACGCCATCGTGGCCTTTTTCGCCGCCGAGCTGTGGCCTGGGCTAGCCCGTCCTCTCTTGCGCTAAGGGGGTATGGACAAAAACTCCTGGCACTACCTGGCCTGGCAAAACGAGTGCCAGGGCTGGCTCGAGCTGGGCCGGCATAACCTTGGGCCTGGGGCCTTTCAGGTAGAGCGGGTGGGACCTTGGGTGTGTGCTTGGGGGTCAGGATTGGCCGGGCAAGGCCCCCTGGGACATCAGTGGCTACTCTACGAAGACAGTGAGCCTCCCACTGCCCTGGCAAAGTTGCTCCCCCCGGCCCGCCCCGGGCGAGCCACCCTGCGGCTCCCCCCACTCTCGGACCCGACCCCCTGGCGGGAAGCCCTCAAAGCCGCCGGGCTCCACCCCCTAGGCTCGGATGTGCTGATGGCCTGCCCGCTGGGAGGGCAAACGGCCCCCGCCCTCCCCTCAGGGTTCCGCATCGGGCCGACCCAGACGGCCCTCGAGCGGCGAGAGGCGCTCGAGGTGGTGCGCTTGGTATTTGGGGATCCCCCGGGACTTACAGAGTTCTTCAGCCCCAGCGGACTTGTTGAGCAATACGTCCTGCGCGCCTATGGACTGGTTGTTTCGGCGGCTGCGATCTGGCCGTTTTCTCAAGTAGCAGGAATCTACAGTGTGGCCACGCTGCCTAAGTGGCGCAACCAGGGCCTCGCCCACCTGCTGCTAACGGCCATGCTGGCCGACGCCCAGACCCGCTTCCCGCTGGCCGTCTTGCGTACCTACGACGACCTAGTGCCGATGTACGGGCGGCTGGGTTTTCGCAGCGTGGGGCGGAGCGAGCGCTGGAGCTATCGGGGCGATTGAGTACCCCCGCGCTAACTTTAGTGTTCGCACTCAATACCCCACGGGAAAATCAAGGGGACGGCACTCAATGCACCCCACCCCAAGCGATGCACTATAGGGCGTGTGCCACCTTGGTTCATAGGAGACCTACCTCTCAGCGACCGCAAGGATATAGCGGAGCTTCGGCAAGCTGCTTAAACAAGCCCCGCGCGTGACCTGCCTGACCTACGCCGAGCCAGGCTGCATGTAGGGTAAGCCCCATGAACCCCCTGCCCTTCCCCGTCCCCAAAGATTTAGCCGAAGCCGCCCGCATTCAAAAGGAAATGCGCGAGCGGGTCATCGTGGCGGGTGACCCAGTCCCAGTACGCTACGTGGCTGGCCTCGACGCCTCACACCCGACGCGCTTTTCCCGCCAGCAAGGGCTATCGGTGGCGGTGGCGGTGCTGTGGGACCGGCAGGAGCAGCGGGTGGTGGAGGTAGCCCAGGCCGTGCTGGATGCCGAAAAGCTCTTCCCTTACGTACCGGGCTTCCTCTCCTTCCGCGAAGCGCCCTCCTATCTGGCCGCCGTCGCCAGGCTTTCTCGGCCTCCCGAGCTGTTGCTGGTGGACGGGCAGGGCATCGCCCACCCGCGTGGCCTGGGGATCGCCGCACACCTAGGAGTCCACCTCGACCTGCCCGCTATCGGGGTGGCCAAGAGCCTGCTCTACGGAAAACCGCAAGGGCAGTTGCCCGCGGAAGCGGGAAGCGCCATCCCCCTGTTAGACCGCTGGGGTCAACCGATGGGTTACATCTATCGCTCGAGGACGGGCGTCCAGCCGCTCTATGTCTCGCCGGGGCACCGGGTGGGGTTGGTGGAGAGTCTCGAGTTCGTGCGTTCCCTGCCCACCAAAGTCCGCCTCCCCGAGCCCTTGCGCATCGCCCATATCGAAGCCGGGAAGGCTCGACGGAGAAGCGCTGAGGGTTAGAAGCCGTATCGAACTTTCTGGGGATTCGTGGCCCGTGGCGAAAAGCTTTTCCGCAAGCTCCAGGCCACAAACCGGCTTTTGACGTGCGACGTAGGGCGTTTGACCACTGCTTCACCCTTATCTTCGCAATGTGCTCTAGTCTCAGACGTACCACAGAAAAACGTTCTACATTGGGATATGGCACGGCAAAATTCAAAAGGTCTTTCAGGGCGCGGGATGACTTTCGCCGTGCTGGGGATCGGGCTGATGATGGCCGGTTTCGTCATGGGGCGACTCAGCGCTCCGTCTTTGCCCCTGCAACAAACTGCATCGCCCCCAGCGCTCTTCGCCCTGCCGGTACAGTCCCCCGGCGACCCGCGCGAGATGATCCCGCTCCCGGGACCGGGCAACCAACCCGGACAGCAACCGGGGCAGCAGCCAGGCCAGGGGCAAGAGGAGTGTCCTGTCCTGATCTACCAAGACGGCCAGCTGTATAGCTTTCCCCGACCCGGCCAGCAGCCTGGACCGGGGTTCGGCCCTGGGCCTGGTTTCCCGGGCGGCGACCCCGAGTTGATCCCGCTTCAGCCGGGTCTGCCCAGCCCCACGTTACCGACCCCGACCGAGCCTGCCCCAACCCCACCGCCGCAGAACCCCAGCATCTAGAGGTGTCTGTATGAACGAGCCCCAAAGCGAAATCCGCCCCGCCCTCGAGCCTCAGGCCGTGATGGAAGCTTCCGCCAAGCTGCGCACGCTGCTCTTGGAGGTCAAGAAGGTGATCGTCGGGCAGGACTTGATGCTCGAGCGGATGGTGGTAGCCCTGTTGGCCCGCGGGCACATCCTCATCGAGGGCGTACCGGGGTTGGCTAAGACCTTAGCCATCAAGAGCATGGCCGAGGCCATCGGGGCCAGCTTCAAACGCATCCAGTTCACCCCCGACCTGGTACCCGCCGACCTGATCGGCACCCGCATCTATAACCCTAAGGAGGCGGCCTTCGAGGTCGAGCTAGGGCCTTTGTTCGCCAACCTGATCCTGGCCGATGAAATCAACCGCGCCCCGGCCAAGATCCAGTCGGCCCTGCTCGAGGCCATGCAAGAACGCCAGGTGACCATCGGCAAGGAAACCTTCAAGCTCCCCGACCCCTTCCTGGTGCTGGCCACCCAGAACCCCATTGAGTCGGAGGGAACCTACTTCCTCCCCGAGGCCCAGGTGGACCGCTTCATGTTCAAGATTATCGTGGACTACCCGGCCTTCTATGAGGAGATGACCGTGGTGGACCGGGTTTCGAGCAAGTTCGAGCCGATCCACATGCAACTCCACGCCGACGACCTGCGCGCCCTTCAGGCTATGGCCGACCGGGTACACGTCCATCCCGCCGTCACCGAGTACGCCGTACGGCTGGCCCGCGCCACCCGTGACCCCGGCGAGGCCAAGCTGCCCGAACTCAAAAAATACATCAGCTTTGGCGGCTCACCCCGGGCCAGCGTAAACCTGATCCTAGGGGCCAAAGCCCTAGCCATCGTACGTGGACGGGAGTATGCCCTCCCCGAAGACGTGCGCGACCTGGCCCCGGAGGTGTTGCGCCACCGCATCATTCTCTCTTACGAGGCGCTGGCCGATGAGGTGAAGCTCGAGGAACTAGTACACAAGATCATCGCCGGGGTTCCGCTGCCTAAGGTCCACCTAGGTGACCCCTACCGCGACACCCGGCTGGGCGCAGCCGACCCACCCAGCGCTTAGGAGTTGAACCATGCTTCGCTGGCGAAGAAGGGAAGCGAGCCTAGAAAATCGGCCTCCCCAGAGACCGGGCTCGCGTCTGGAAGTCACGGT
This window harbors:
- a CDS encoding diacylglycerol/lipid kinase family protein, with protein sequence MQSLVIVNPAAGRGRVGKMLPQIQSALAAIHPNGQVQVVQTEGPGHATLLAQTTPAERVIAVGGDGTVHETIRGLAHSDKVLGVVPIGSGNDFARMLGLSQKPLPQTLRIALTGLVGTVDLGEVNGQPFGASLGIGFDAMVARKALAAPTFLRGMPRYLYSIFAVLKELSLPTLTLESEGKLLFQGKALLAALMNGYAYGGGIPIAPSASPTDGLLSGVVAGEFSRLGVVGILPRLLLGKHVHHPKVHEYTGAAFTVRFNQPVAAHADGELLEPQALYEVRIHPQALRVALP
- a CDS encoding GNAT family N-acetyltransferase codes for the protein MIRPLAQKDLPQLVDLLAWMDQDASRGVMAPESRSPEGLYWEVLALGGEADWETLVIEEDGRLVGYAALYPFWEGGALEGPLVQGPEGKKLLEKLIARARARGYPTLHAFPQESNRSLRWMLEEAGFAAQHTTYFFAIPRADLTYPPPPDVHIVVEEPPDPETYRQLYQACEDNWAQRLSWSDEELVEHFDDNEVTLLVAYRFADGALHEALGMVELERDDDWAEIAYIGVIPEQRGQGIGRALLGAAANLAFADPHVQKLRVRAHDHEKAAMELYKQLGFQLEEAVVTYTLDLDQA
- a CDS encoding histone deacetylase yields the protein MPFTAYSTAHHVLELPDHHPFPRYKYGGVAEVLRGEVQVRPAPALPWEALALAHEPNYLARLRSQGLSRQESLRVGLPWSESLLTRALHAAGGTLMASRDALERGLGMNLAGGTHHAYPDRAEGYSLFNDVAVALANLRAEGFGGKALVVDLDAHQGNGTAVFFQNDSYVFTLSLHGERNYPLRKEKSDLDVGLPDGTADQAYLEALEQALSTGFACKPDLVFFNAGVDVLAGDRFGRLSLSLEGLAERDRMVFSRVRQAGIPLVIVMGGGYNRDPKVTVMAHAQTYRLALQAWSKSRV
- a CDS encoding phosphatase PAP2 family protein, with translation MEIVRALQEALPGLQGFFLLLTQLGSEQAYIVLLALYLWLVDPVMGRRLGMLVGFSYALNAGFKEWFDQPRPYQIDPRVSFPEAEATGTGNGFPSGHAQTAATYWFFVALRHRRGWLWALAVGLVGLIGLSRIYLGVHFLSDVLGGLLIGVGLALAGVYFPVRELPPTFLRAFAAIFLLFLSIAGGKDVGVALGLVAGLLFSNTNFSAPQSWPKRLIFAGLGLALVFGVYVGLGLGMGELRNQGWGAFIRYAIVAFFAAELWPGLARPLLR
- a CDS encoding GNAT family N-acetyltransferase, whose protein sequence is MDKNSWHYLAWQNECQGWLELGRHNLGPGAFQVERVGPWVCAWGSGLAGQGPLGHQWLLYEDSEPPTALAKLLPPARPGRATLRLPPLSDPTPWREALKAAGLHPLGSDVLMACPLGGQTAPALPSGFRIGPTQTALERREALEVVRLVFGDPPGLTEFFSPSGLVEQYVLRAYGLVVSAAAIWPFSQVAGIYSVATLPKWRNQGLAHLLLTAMLADAQTRFPLAVLRTYDDLVPMYGRLGFRSVGRSERWSYRGD
- a CDS encoding endonuclease V, translated to MNPLPFPVPKDLAEAARIQKEMRERVIVAGDPVPVRYVAGLDASHPTRFSRQQGLSVAVAVLWDRQEQRVVEVAQAVLDAEKLFPYVPGFLSFREAPSYLAAVARLSRPPELLLVDGQGIAHPRGLGIAAHLGVHLDLPAIGVAKSLLYGKPQGQLPAEAGSAIPLLDRWGQPMGYIYRSRTGVQPLYVSPGHRVGLVESLEFVRSLPTKVRLPEPLRIAHIEAGKARRRSAEG
- a CDS encoding AAA family ATPase, which translates into the protein MNEPQSEIRPALEPQAVMEASAKLRTLLLEVKKVIVGQDLMLERMVVALLARGHILIEGVPGLAKTLAIKSMAEAIGASFKRIQFTPDLVPADLIGTRIYNPKEAAFEVELGPLFANLILADEINRAPAKIQSALLEAMQERQVTIGKETFKLPDPFLVLATQNPIESEGTYFLPEAQVDRFMFKIIVDYPAFYEEMTVVDRVSSKFEPIHMQLHADDLRALQAMADRVHVHPAVTEYAVRLARATRDPGEAKLPELKKYISFGGSPRASVNLILGAKALAIVRGREYALPEDVRDLAPEVLRHRIILSYEALADEVKLEELVHKIIAGVPLPKVHLGDPYRDTRLGAADPPSA